A single genomic interval of Candidatus Hydrothermales bacterium harbors:
- the purB gene encoding adenylosuccinate lyase codes for MIERYKVKEIEEIWSEENKLRLWLEIEILTIEGFENLNLVPKGTAEKIREKNIKITPQEVKEREKITNHDVAAFVDVLEEKVGKELSTYIHYGLTSSDLLDTTLSIQMRETLKIVLERIKKLEDVILEKIEENKSVFMAGRTHGMFAEPITLSHKFLSYLSEAKRNEKRLKEAIEEVSFGKLSGSVGNYLHIPTEVEEFVLKKLGLKCEPISTQIIPRDRHVIFIFTLVLIGLFLERIATEIRLLSRTEIGELSEPFERGQKGSSSMPHKKNPIISERICGLSRYLRGSLFPVLENTILWHERDISHSSAERIIFPDVSHVTVYMLDKMISILKNLIINRERIRENLTKYEKELFSQSFLYHFINKGMERSKSYDLVQKSLFEGKIPVEENDFEKLKNEVYSKLREIENKLYKRLK; via the coding sequence ATGATTGAAAGGTATAAAGTAAAAGAAATAGAGGAAATTTGGAGTGAAGAAAACAAATTAAGACTATGGCTTGAAATTGAGATCCTAACGATAGAGGGATTCGAAAATTTAAACCTAGTACCAAAAGGAACAGCTGAGAAAATCAGGGAGAAAAATATTAAAATAACTCCTCAAGAAGTTAAAGAAAGAGAAAAAATAACAAATCATGATGTAGCTGCCTTCGTCGATGTACTTGAGGAAAAAGTAGGTAAGGAGTTATCAACTTATATTCACTATGGACTTACATCTTCAGATCTCTTAGATACCACCCTTTCTATCCAAATGAGAGAAACACTAAAAATAGTTTTAGAAAGAATAAAAAAATTAGAGGACGTAATCTTAGAGAAAATAGAGGAAAATAAAAGTGTTTTCATGGCAGGAAGAACTCACGGAATGTTTGCCGAACCTATCACACTTTCTCATAAATTTTTAAGTTACCTATCTGAAGCTAAAAGAAACGAGAAAAGACTAAAAGAGGCAATAGAAGAAGTATCCTTTGGTAAGCTCTCAGGATCAGTTGGAAATTACTTACATATTCCAACTGAGGTTGAGGAATTTGTATTAAAGAAATTGGGCCTTAAGTGCGAACCTATATCAACTCAAATAATTCCGAGAGACAGACATGTTATTTTTATTTTTACTTTAGTCTTAATAGGTCTCTTTCTCGAACGAATCGCAACAGAAATAAGACTATTATCAAGAACAGAAATAGGAGAGTTAAGTGAACCTTTTGAAAGAGGTCAAAAGGGATCCTCCAGTATGCCCCATAAGAAAAATCCTATTATTTCAGAGAGAATTTGCGGTCTTTCAAGATATCTAAGAGGAAGTCTCTTTCCAGTGCTTGAAAACACTATTTTGTGGCATGAAAGAGACATATCCCACTCTTCTGCAGAAAGGATAATTTTCCCCGATGTTTCTCACGTAACAGTTTATATGTTAGACAAGATGATCTCTATATTAAAAAATTTAATCATAAATAGGGAGAGAATAAGGGAAAATCTAACTAAGTATGAAAAAGAGCTCTTTTCGCAAAGTTTTCTTTATCACTTTATAAACAAAGGAATGGAAAGATCAAAAAGTTATGACCTGGTACAGAAAAGTTTATTTGAGGGGAAAATACCTGTCGAAGAAAATGATTTTGAGAAATTGAAAAATGAAGTTTATAGTAAACTGAGAGAAATAGAAAATAAATTGTATAAAAGACTTAAATGA